From a region of the Methylomonas rapida genome:
- a CDS encoding nucleoside recognition domain-containing protein: MLNFVWILFFLSAFAVALCKLLFLGDQTAFAAIIEAMFGQAKTAFEISLGLSGVLALWMGLMKIGEHSGFVALLTRALNPLFSHLMPEIPHSHPALGAMTMNIAANMLGLDNAATPMGIKAMQEMQSLNPHPDRASNAQILFLVLNTSSVTLFPVTIFAYRAQLGAANPTDVFIPILIATYASTLAGLLAVAWVQKIRLWDKVVLAYLGGITALIGGMLAYFAGLEQAEMMRQSALVSHVVLFALVVAFIVAALHKELNAYELFVDGAKQGFQTAISIIPYLVAMLVAFGVFRASGALALLTDVIGLLTDLMGLDKRFIDAVPTALMKPFSGSGARAMMIDTMQTHGADSFVGRMASVVQGSTETTFYVLAVYFGAVNIKRIRHAAACGLIADLAGISTAIFMTYWFFG, encoded by the coding sequence TTGCTAAATTTCGTCTGGATTTTGTTTTTCCTGTCGGCTTTTGCCGTCGCCCTCTGCAAACTACTGTTTTTGGGCGACCAGACGGCGTTCGCCGCGATCATCGAGGCGATGTTCGGGCAGGCCAAGACTGCGTTCGAAATTTCGTTGGGCTTGAGCGGAGTACTGGCATTATGGATGGGCCTCATGAAGATCGGCGAACACAGCGGCTTTGTCGCACTGTTGACACGGGCCTTGAATCCGTTATTCAGCCACCTGATGCCGGAGATACCGCACAGCCATCCGGCCTTGGGCGCGATGACGATGAACATCGCCGCCAACATGCTGGGCCTGGATAATGCGGCGACGCCGATGGGCATCAAGGCCATGCAGGAAATGCAAAGTCTGAACCCGCATCCGGACCGCGCCAGCAATGCGCAGATTTTGTTTCTGGTGCTGAACACCTCGTCGGTAACGCTGTTTCCGGTGACGATATTTGCTTACCGGGCCCAATTGGGCGCGGCCAATCCGACCGACGTATTCATCCCGATTCTGATCGCCACCTATGCCTCTACGCTGGCGGGTCTTTTGGCGGTGGCGTGGGTGCAAAAAATCCGCCTGTGGGATAAGGTGGTGCTGGCTTACTTGGGTGGCATCACCGCGTTGATCGGTGGCATGCTGGCTTATTTCGCCGGCCTGGAGCAAGCGGAAATGATGCGGCAATCGGCGCTGGTCAGTCATGTGGTTTTGTTCGCGCTCGTCGTCGCCTTCATCGTCGCCGCGCTGCATAAAGAACTGAACGCCTATGAACTATTCGTGGACGGCGCCAAACAGGGCTTTCAAACCGCGATCAGCATCATCCCTTATTTGGTGGCGATGCTGGTGGCCTTTGGGGTGTTTCGCGCCAGCGGCGCTTTGGCGTTACTGACGGACGTGATTGGCTTGCTGACGGATTTAATGGGCTTGGACAAGCGTTTCATCGACGCCGTACCGACCGCGTTGATGAAACCTTTCAGCGGCAGCGGCGCACGGGCCATGATGATAGACACGATGCAAACGCACGGCGCGGATTCCTTTGTCGGCCGGATGGCTTCGGTGGTGCAAGGCAGCACCGAAACCACGTTTTACGTGTTGGCGGTCTATTTCGGCGCGGTCAACATCAAACGGATACGCCATGCCGCCGCCTGCGGCTTGATCGCCGATTTGGCCGGCATTTCTACCGCAATTTTTATGACTTATTGGTTTTTTGGTTAA
- the mnmA gene encoding tRNA 2-thiouridine(34) synthase MnmA has translation MSKHIIVGMSGGVDSSVTALTLLEQGYKVTGLFMKNWEEDDGTEYCTAMQDLADAQQVADTLGIELKTVNFAAEYWDEVFEVFLSEFKAGRTPNPDILCNKHVKFKAFLDYALEDLGAEYIATGHYARVRERDGEFELLKGLDPSKEQSYFLYAMGQKALSKTLFPIGHLHKTEIRAMADKAGFANSRKKDSTGICFIGERKFREFLERYLPHQPGEMRTPEGKYIGKHHGLMYYTLGQRQGLGIGGVKDAPDEPWFVLDKDLENNVLVVGQGHEHPLMLHNTLEAGQLDWCGSQPLTQTLRCAAKTRYRQSDQICIVESIDGGTRVKVCFDQAQRAITPGQSVVFYQGEVCLGGGIIESKYNA, from the coding sequence ATGAGCAAACACATCATCGTCGGCATGTCCGGCGGCGTCGATTCTTCCGTGACCGCACTGACCTTGCTGGAACAAGGCTACAAGGTCACCGGTCTGTTCATGAAAAACTGGGAGGAAGACGACGGCACCGAATATTGCACCGCGATGCAGGATTTGGCCGACGCGCAACAAGTCGCCGACACGCTGGGCATAGAACTGAAAACCGTCAACTTCGCCGCCGAATACTGGGACGAAGTCTTCGAGGTATTTTTGTCCGAATTCAAGGCCGGCCGCACGCCCAACCCTGACATCCTGTGCAACAAACACGTCAAGTTCAAAGCCTTTTTGGACTATGCATTGGAAGACCTGGGCGCCGAATACATCGCTACAGGCCATTACGCCCGCGTGCGCGAACGCGACGGCGAATTCGAATTATTGAAAGGCCTGGACCCGAGCAAGGAACAAAGCTACTTTTTATACGCGATGGGCCAGAAGGCACTTTCCAAGACGCTGTTCCCGATCGGCCACCTGCACAAGACAGAAATCCGCGCCATGGCCGACAAAGCCGGCTTTGCGAACAGCCGCAAGAAGGACAGCACCGGTATCTGCTTCATCGGCGAACGTAAATTCAGAGAATTCCTGGAACGCTACCTGCCCCACCAACCCGGCGAGATGCGCACACCGGAAGGCAAATACATAGGCAAACACCACGGCCTGATGTACTACACCTTGGGCCAGCGCCAAGGCCTGGGCATAGGCGGCGTCAAGGACGCACCCGACGAGCCCTGGTTCGTATTGGACAAAGACCTGGAAAACAACGTACTTGTAGTCGGCCAGGGCCACGAACACCCGTTGATGCTGCACAACACCCTGGAAGCCGGGCAACTCGACTGGTGCGGCAGCCAGCCTTTGACCCAAACCCTGCGCTGCGCCGCCAAGACCCGCTACCGCCAGTCGGACCAGATTTGCATCGTCGAATCTATTGACGGCGGCACCCGCGTCAAGGTCTGCTTCGACCAAGCGCAACGCGCGATTACCCCTGGACAATCAGTGGTGTTTTATCAGGGCGAAGTTTGCCTAGGCGGCGGCATTATCGAATCGAAATACAACGCTTAA
- a CDS encoding arginyltransferase, with the protein MISVPLWLTAEHPCSYLDDRLSQSAVVHPDFTLDDVIYSQLIAQGFRRSGDQVYKPHCKGCQACVPTRVPVKSFKPDRKQRRCLRRNANTEVVVKPPEFNERHFDLYRQYQLARHDKNSANDISREDYLHFLSSNWSDTWFVEFLIEGQLAAVAVVDALENALSAVYTFFDPAFDAFSPGVFAVLWQIDAAQKLGLDYVYLGFWIKDCRKMRYKIQYQPLEGLIDQQWQPIS; encoded by the coding sequence ATGATTTCAGTCCCGCTATGGCTCACCGCTGAGCACCCTTGCAGCTACCTTGATGATCGCTTGTCGCAATCGGCGGTCGTTCATCCCGATTTTACGTTAGATGACGTGATTTATAGCCAATTGATAGCGCAAGGCTTCCGCCGGAGCGGCGATCAAGTTTACAAGCCCCATTGCAAGGGCTGCCAGGCCTGCGTACCCACGCGAGTACCGGTAAAAAGCTTCAAACCGGATCGCAAACAACGCCGCTGCCTGCGTCGCAATGCGAATACCGAAGTCGTCGTCAAACCTCCGGAATTCAACGAGCGGCACTTTGATTTATACCGCCAATACCAACTGGCACGCCACGACAAAAATTCAGCAAACGACATCAGCCGCGAGGATTACCTGCATTTTTTGAGCAGTAACTGGAGCGATACCTGGTTCGTGGAATTTTTGATCGAAGGACAACTGGCGGCGGTCGCCGTGGTCGATGCGCTGGAAAATGCCCTGTCGGCTGTTTACACCTTTTTCGACCCCGCGTTTGACGCTTTCAGCCCCGGCGTGTTCGCTGTGCTATGGCAAATAGATGCCGCGCAAAAATTGGGCTTGGATTACGTTTATCTGGGATTTTGGATCAAGGACTGTCGTAAAATGCGTTATAAAATTCAATACCAACCGCTGGAAGGCTTGATAGACCAGCAGTGGCAACCCATTTCTTGA
- the infA gene encoding translation initiation factor IF-1 has translation MAKEDQIEMDGKVIDTLPNTMFRVELENGHIVTAHISGKMRKHYIRILTGDKVRVEMTPYDLTKGRITFRNR, from the coding sequence ATGGCAAAAGAAGATCAAATTGAAATGGATGGCAAGGTCATCGACACCCTGCCCAACACGATGTTTCGCGTCGAACTGGAAAATGGCCACATTGTGACCGCCCATATTTCCGGCAAAATGCGTAAACACTACATCCGTATCCTGACGGGTGACAAAGTCAGGGTAGAAATGACACCCTATGATCTCACCAAAGGCCGCATCACCTTCCGCAACCGCTAA
- the purB gene encoding adenylosuccinate lyase, translating into MTLTSISPIDGRYANKVDALRPIFSEYGLIRYRVEVEVRWLQALAAEAKIVEVPALSAEANAVLNGIVSDFSAADAQAVKDIEKTTNHDVKAVEYFLKEKIKGNAELQAINEFFHFACTSEDINNLSYALMLKEGRGLILAEIDATIAAIKQLALASAEQPMLSRTHGQSATPTTVGKEMANVVARLQRQRAQLAQVELLGKINGAVGNYNAHSVAYPDVHWPQFAQNFVESLGLTFNSYTIQIEPHDYMAEFFHALSRFNTILLDFDRDVWGYISLGYFKQKTVAGEVGSSTMPHKVNPIDFENSEGNLGLANAIFGFLAEKLPVSRWQRDLTDSTVLRNIGVGIAHTSIAIQSTLKGISKLELNPSLLDQDLDQNWEVLAEPIQTVMRRYGIEKPYEKLKELTRGQRVTGEGMQAFVEKLEIPAEAKAELLKLTPHSYTGYAAQLAKAIA; encoded by the coding sequence ATGACCCTCACCTCCATCTCCCCCATCGACGGCCGTTACGCCAATAAAGTCGACGCCTTGCGCCCTATTTTCAGCGAATACGGCTTGATCCGTTACCGGGTCGAAGTCGAGGTGCGCTGGCTGCAAGCCTTGGCCGCCGAAGCCAAAATCGTCGAAGTGCCGGCCTTGTCAGCCGAGGCTAATGCCGTGCTGAACGGCATCGTCTCTGATTTTTCCGCAGCCGACGCGCAAGCCGTCAAAGACATCGAGAAAACCACCAATCACGACGTCAAGGCGGTCGAGTATTTCCTGAAAGAAAAGATCAAAGGCAATGCCGAATTGCAGGCGATCAACGAGTTTTTTCATTTCGCCTGCACCTCGGAAGACATCAATAACCTGTCTTACGCCTTGATGCTGAAGGAAGGCCGTGGCCTGATCCTGGCCGAGATCGACGCGACGATAGCCGCGATCAAGCAACTGGCTTTGGCCAGCGCCGAGCAGCCGATGCTGTCGCGCACTCACGGCCAATCGGCCACGCCAACCACGGTCGGCAAGGAAATGGCCAATGTCGTCGCTCGCCTGCAGCGCCAGCGCGCTCAATTGGCCCAGGTCGAACTCTTGGGCAAGATCAACGGCGCGGTCGGCAATTACAACGCCCATAGCGTCGCTTACCCGGACGTCCATTGGCCGCAATTCGCGCAAAATTTCGTCGAATCGCTCGGATTGACCTTCAACTCCTACACGATACAGATCGAACCTCACGACTACATGGCCGAATTCTTCCACGCCTTGTCGCGCTTCAATACCATATTGCTGGATTTCGACCGCGACGTCTGGGGCTACATCTCGCTGGGCTACTTCAAGCAAAAAACCGTGGCCGGCGAAGTCGGCTCGTCGACCATGCCGCACAAGGTCAATCCGATCGACTTCGAAAACTCGGAAGGCAACTTAGGTCTTGCCAATGCGATTTTCGGCTTCCTGGCCGAGAAACTGCCGGTATCACGCTGGCAGCGCGACCTGACCGACTCGACCGTGCTGCGCAACATCGGCGTCGGCATCGCCCACACCAGCATCGCGATTCAATCGACTCTGAAAGGTATCTCAAAACTGGAGTTGAACCCCTCTCTGTTGGATCAGGATCTGGATCAAAACTGGGAAGTCTTGGCCGAGCCCATCCAAACCGTGATGCGCCGCTACGGCATCGAAAAGCCTTACGAGAAATTGAAAGAGCTGACCCGCGGCCAACGCGTCACCGGCGAAGGCATGCAGGCTTTCGTCGAAAAACTGGAGATTCCGGCGGAAGCCAAGGCCGAACTCCTGAAACTGACACCGCACAGCTACACCGGTTACGCGGCCCAGCTGGCGAAAGCCATCGCCTGA
- a CDS encoding DUF2442 domain-containing protein — translation MIKIVKAEYLQAYVIRLWFSDRTYGDYDLQPLLDRGSELVAPLRDAAYFRQFFLELGALCWKNGLELSPGNIHRKLRQQGLLQTTHQAA, via the coding sequence ATGATTAAAATAGTAAAAGCCGAATATCTTCAAGCCTACGTCATTCGTCTGTGGTTTTCCGATCGGACTTACGGCGATTACGATTTACAGCCTTTACTCGACCGAGGCAGCGAACTCGTCGCGCCGCTGCGTGACGCGGCTTATTTCCGGCAGTTTTTCCTGGAGCTAGGCGCCTTGTGCTGGAAAAACGGGCTTGAATTAAGCCCCGGCAATATCCACCGTAAATTGCGCCAGCAAGGTTTATTGCAAACCACCCACCAAGCGGCTTGA
- a CDS encoding NUDIX hydrolase, with protein sequence MVWKPHVTVAAVIEKAGRFLLVEETTETGLAFNQPAGHLEPGEDLISAIKREVAEETAWCFEPEALVAIQLWRRRPDFPSFVRFCFTGNVHSHDMTRQLDNDIIATHWLSRAEIAARAEQLRSPLVLKSVDAYLTGERYPLDLLQSFLDLA encoded by the coding sequence ATGGTTTGGAAACCACATGTAACCGTCGCCGCGGTGATTGAAAAAGCAGGCCGTTTTTTACTGGTTGAAGAGACAACGGAGACAGGCCTTGCGTTCAATCAACCGGCGGGACATTTGGAACCTGGCGAAGATTTGATCAGCGCCATCAAACGCGAAGTGGCGGAAGAAACGGCCTGGTGCTTCGAACCCGAAGCGTTAGTGGCTATCCAGCTTTGGCGTCGAAGGCCCGATTTTCCCAGCTTTGTGCGTTTCTGCTTCACCGGCAACGTACATAGCCACGACATGACTCGACAACTGGATAACGACATCATCGCCACCCACTGGCTCAGCCGCGCTGAAATAGCCGCCCGTGCCGAGCAATTACGCAGCCCCCTGGTATTGAAAAGCGTAGACGCCTATTTGACGGGAGAGCGTTACCCACTCGATTTATTACAGTCTTTTCTCGATTTAGCATGA
- the mtaB gene encoding tRNA (N(6)-L-threonylcarbamoyladenosine(37)-C(2))-methylthiotransferase MtaB, with translation MQIHLKTLGCRLNEAELETWAQAFQAKGHTVTRNLHDANLVVLNSCAVTQDAVKKSKQLIRRVHRDNPAAKLVVSGCYATLNQTEAEQLMGVDLIVGNQDKNQLVEKVLSELNLDSMPAMSTEPGEVSLFSRGRQRAFVKVQDGCRYRCTFCIVTVARGEERSRSIQEVVDEINALHAQGIQEAIITGVHLGGYGSDIDSNLVELIQAILDQTEIPRLRMGSLEPWELPEGFFVLFENPRLMPHLHLPLQSGSDSVLRRMARRCKTAEFAELVAKARATIPHFNITTDIIVGFPGETEEEWRESYDYIKNIGFGHIHIFSYSPREGTKAAGLPNPIGNDIKRQRSRALHELAENLKQTFIAENIGTQAAVLWEGQSEILENGLTRFFGYTPNYLRVACDVDSGTALENRILPASLLQAEVGFVKAKIS, from the coding sequence ATGCAAATACATTTGAAAACCCTGGGCTGCCGCTTGAACGAAGCGGAACTGGAAACCTGGGCGCAAGCCTTTCAGGCCAAAGGCCACACCGTCACGCGCAACTTGCACGACGCCAATCTGGTCGTGCTGAATTCCTGCGCGGTCACCCAAGACGCCGTAAAAAAATCCAAGCAGTTGATACGCCGTGTGCATCGCGACAATCCGGCCGCCAAACTGGTGGTCAGCGGCTGCTATGCGACCTTGAATCAAACCGAGGCCGAACAACTGATGGGCGTGGATTTGATCGTCGGCAATCAGGATAAAAACCAATTGGTGGAAAAAGTGCTGAGCGAGTTGAACCTGGACAGCATGCCGGCGATGTCGACGGAACCGGGCGAAGTCTCGCTGTTCAGCCGCGGCCGCCAGCGCGCCTTCGTCAAAGTACAAGACGGCTGCCGTTACCGCTGCACCTTTTGCATCGTCACGGTGGCGCGCGGCGAGGAACGCAGCCGCTCGATTCAGGAAGTCGTCGACGAAATCAACGCCTTGCATGCGCAAGGCATACAAGAAGCCATTATCACCGGCGTGCACCTGGGCGGTTACGGTAGCGACATCGACAGCAACCTGGTCGAACTGATTCAAGCGATTTTGGACCAGACCGAAATTCCGCGCCTGCGCATGGGTTCGTTGGAGCCGTGGGAATTGCCGGAAGGCTTCTTCGTGTTGTTCGAAAATCCGCGCCTTATGCCGCACCTGCACCTGCCGTTACAAAGCGGCAGCGACAGCGTACTGAGGCGCATGGCGCGGCGCTGCAAGACGGCCGAATTCGCCGAACTGGTCGCAAAAGCCCGCGCGACGATCCCGCACTTCAACATCACGACCGACATCATCGTAGGCTTTCCCGGCGAGACCGAGGAAGAGTGGCGAGAAAGTTATGATTACATCAAAAACATAGGTTTTGGCCATATTCACATCTTCAGCTACTCGCCGCGCGAGGGCACCAAGGCCGCAGGCCTGCCGAACCCGATCGGCAACGACATCAAGCGTCAGCGTAGCCGGGCACTGCATGAACTGGCGGAAAACCTGAAACAAACTTTCATTGCCGAAAACATCGGCACGCAAGCGGCCGTGTTATGGGAAGGGCAAAGCGAAATACTGGAAAACGGCCTGACCCGTTTTTTCGGCTACACCCCCAATTACTTGCGGGTTGCGTGTGACGTGGATAGCGGCACGGCTTTGGAAAATAGAATTCTGCCGGCAAGCTTGCTACAAGCAGAAGTGGGATTCGTGAAAGCAAAAATATCCTGA
- a CDS encoding DUF4160 domain-containing protein, translating to MPVISYFFGIYIRMYHDDHNPPHFHVEYQGHEALIAIEDGKLLEGHLPGKALKLVQDWAEHHRGELQEDWQLAVELKPLQRIAGADND from the coding sequence ATGCCCGTCATCTCCTATTTTTTCGGCATCTACATCCGGATGTATCATGATGATCACAATCCACCGCACTTTCATGTCGAATATCAAGGCCACGAAGCGCTGATCGCCATCGAAGACGGAAAGCTGCTGGAAGGGCATTTGCCCGGAAAGGCCTTGAAACTGGTACAAGACTGGGCGGAACATCATCGCGGGGAACTGCAGGAAGACTGGCAGTTAGCGGTCGAATTAAAACCCTTGCAGCGCATTGCCGGAGCGGATAATGATTAA
- the clpA gene encoding ATP-dependent Clp protease ATP-binding subunit ClpA → MLSKELEVTLNAAFTNAHAKRHEFITVEHLLLALLDNVTTIPILIACGCNVNALRGELTRFIDETISLIPDGIQRETQPTLGFQRVLQRAVFHVQASDKKEVTGANLFVALFSEQDSHAVYLLNKQDITRLDVVNYLAHGVSKIEQQQKHDTNEDNESERGMSDAGSSPLEKYATNLNEEALKGNIDPLIGREQEVERTIQVLCRRRKNNPLLVGEAGVGKTAIAEGLAKRIVEEQVPDVLLNSTIYSLDMGALVAGTKYRGDFEKRLKALVSQLKKEPNSILFIDEIHTIIGAGSASGGVMDASNLIKPVLASGQLRCIGSTTYQEYRGIFEKDHALARRFQKIDVVEPSIEDTVQILKGLKTRFEEHHGLQYTQEALRAAVELSARYITDRHLPDKAIDVIDEAGARQRLFVLGERKEIIDAAEIEEIVAKMARVPAQSVSANDKDKLANLEKNLKMLVFGQDEAISELAAAIKLSRAGLRDTSKTIGSFLFAGPTGVGKTEVTRQLAKVLGIELIRFDMSEYMERHTVSRLIGAPPGYVGFDQGGLLTEAVTKHPHAVLLLDELEKAHPDVFNLLLQVMDHGTLTDNNGRKADFRNIILIMTTNAGAEEGARASIGFTQQDHATDSMKVIERGFSPEFRNRLDAIVQFKSLDINVVGSVVDKFIFELEAVLADKNVTLALEPDARNWLAEHGYDVKMGARPMARLIQEKVKKPLAEDLLFGRLVNGGHVRIFVENDQLAFGIEGKQLLVSEMNQVV, encoded by the coding sequence ATGCTAAGCAAAGAACTTGAAGTGACATTGAATGCGGCGTTCACCAATGCTCACGCCAAGCGGCACGAATTTATCACCGTCGAGCATTTGTTGTTGGCGTTATTGGATAACGTGACCACGATCCCGATCCTGATTGCCTGTGGCTGTAACGTCAATGCGTTGCGCGGCGAGTTGACGCGATTCATCGATGAAACCATTTCCCTGATTCCAGATGGCATTCAGCGCGAGACGCAGCCGACGCTGGGATTTCAACGGGTGTTGCAGCGCGCGGTGTTTCACGTGCAGGCCTCCGACAAAAAAGAAGTCACGGGGGCCAATCTATTCGTGGCCTTGTTTAGCGAACAGGATTCTCATGCGGTCTATCTGTTGAATAAGCAGGACATCACTCGACTTGACGTCGTCAACTACTTGGCGCATGGCGTCTCGAAAATTGAGCAACAGCAGAAGCATGACACCAACGAAGACAATGAGTCGGAGCGTGGCATGAGTGATGCCGGATCGAGCCCGTTGGAAAAATACGCCACGAATCTTAACGAAGAAGCTTTAAAGGGCAATATCGACCCTTTGATCGGACGCGAGCAAGAGGTGGAAAGAACCATACAGGTGTTGTGCCGCCGGCGTAAAAACAACCCCTTGTTGGTCGGCGAGGCTGGGGTTGGCAAGACGGCTATTGCGGAAGGATTGGCCAAGCGCATCGTCGAAGAGCAAGTGCCCGATGTGTTGTTGAATAGCACCATTTACTCGTTGGATATGGGAGCGCTGGTAGCGGGTACCAAATACCGCGGCGATTTCGAAAAACGCCTGAAAGCCCTGGTTTCTCAGCTCAAAAAAGAGCCCAATTCCATTTTGTTCATCGATGAAATTCATACCATCATCGGTGCGGGCTCGGCTTCCGGTGGTGTGATGGACGCGTCCAATCTGATCAAACCTGTGCTGGCGTCCGGCCAGTTGCGCTGCATTGGTTCCACGACTTATCAAGAATATCGCGGAATTTTCGAAAAAGATCATGCCTTGGCGCGCCGCTTTCAAAAAATCGACGTGGTGGAGCCATCAATCGAAGACACCGTGCAAATTTTGAAAGGCTTGAAAACCCGCTTCGAAGAGCATCATGGTCTGCAATACACCCAGGAAGCCTTGAGGGCCGCTGTGGAATTGTCCGCTCGCTATATTACCGACCGGCATTTGCCAGACAAAGCGATCGATGTGATCGATGAGGCAGGCGCGCGCCAGCGCTTGTTTGTGCTTGGCGAACGAAAAGAGATCATTGATGCGGCGGAAATCGAGGAAATTGTCGCCAAAATGGCCAGGGTGCCCGCGCAATCCGTGTCGGCCAACGACAAAGACAAGCTGGCCAATTTGGAAAAAAACCTGAAAATGCTGGTGTTCGGCCAAGATGAGGCTATTTCTGAACTTGCGGCCGCTATCAAGTTGTCGAGGGCAGGTTTGCGCGATACCAGCAAGACCATTGGTTCCTTCCTGTTTGCCGGGCCGACCGGGGTGGGTAAGACCGAGGTCACGCGGCAGTTGGCGAAAGTGCTGGGCATAGAGCTCATACGCTTTGATATGTCCGAGTACATGGAGCGGCATACCGTGTCGCGTCTGATCGGCGCGCCGCCAGGTTATGTTGGGTTTGATCAGGGGGGATTGCTAACCGAAGCGGTGACCAAGCATCCGCATGCCGTATTGTTGCTGGATGAGCTGGAAAAAGCGCATCCAGATGTGTTCAATTTATTGCTGCAGGTGATGGATCACGGTACCTTGACCGACAACAACGGGCGGAAGGCGGATTTTCGCAATATCATCTTGATCATGACCACCAATGCCGGCGCTGAAGAGGGCGCGCGCGCCTCGATCGGGTTCACTCAGCAAGATCATGCAACCGATAGTATGAAAGTCATCGAGCGTGGCTTTTCTCCGGAATTTAGAAACCGCCTGGATGCCATCGTGCAGTTCAAGTCGTTGGATATCAATGTGGTCGGTAGCGTGGTAGACAAGTTTATTTTCGAGCTGGAAGCTGTATTGGCCGACAAGAATGTGACCTTGGCGCTGGAGCCTGATGCCAGAAACTGGCTGGCCGAACATGGTTACGACGTAAAAATGGGGGCTAGGCCGATGGCGCGTTTGATCCAGGAAAAGGTCAAAAAGCCGTTGGCCGAAGACTTGTTATTTGGTCGCCTGGTGAATGGTGGTCATGTGCGCATCTTCGTCGAAAACGATCAACTCGCTTTTGGTATCGAGGGCAAGCAGTTGCTAGTGTCGGAGATGAATCAGGTGGTATAA
- the clpS gene encoding ATP-dependent Clp protease adapter ClpS, with amino-acid sequence MTDFDPLKDSDGDIAVQRAKPELKRPPLYKVILLNDDFTPMDFVVEILTDFFNMSQERATQVMLQVHTQGVGVCGTYTKDVAETKVHIVNEYSREHHHPLMCTMEEA; translated from the coding sequence ATGACTGATTTTGATCCCTTGAAAGATTCCGATGGCGATATTGCCGTTCAGCGCGCAAAACCCGAGCTGAAAAGGCCTCCATTGTATAAAGTGATCTTACTGAACGACGACTTTACCCCCATGGATTTTGTCGTTGAAATATTGACTGATTTTTTTAACATGAGCCAAGAACGAGCAACTCAAGTAATGTTGCAAGTGCATACCCAGGGTGTGGGTGTGTGCGGCACCTACACCAAGGATGTGGCCGAAACCAAGGTACATATTGTTAATGAATATTCCAGGGAGCATCATCATCCGTTGATGTGTACCATGGAGGAAGCGTGA
- the efpL gene encoding elongation factor P-like protein EfpL, producing the protein MPKANELKQGTAIEINGEPYVVKTIEVRNPTSRGATTLYKIRFTHMKTRQKLDETFKSDDMLKAADCSRCNVQYSYQDGDTYYFMNTETYEQYSLSAEDLEGQTDYLTDGLDGIIMLLMDDAALGIQLPTTITLQVVETPPAMKGASATNRTKPAKLTTGLEVQVPEYIETGEMIKVNTETGKFSSRA; encoded by the coding sequence GTGCCAAAAGCCAATGAATTGAAGCAAGGAACCGCCATCGAAATCAACGGCGAACCGTATGTGGTAAAAACCATAGAAGTGCGCAACCCGACTTCGCGCGGCGCCACCACGTTATACAAAATCCGTTTTACTCACATGAAAACCCGGCAAAAGCTGGATGAAACATTCAAAAGCGACGACATGCTGAAAGCCGCCGATTGCTCACGCTGCAACGTGCAGTATTCGTATCAGGACGGCGACACCTATTACTTCATGAACACCGAAACCTACGAGCAATACAGTTTGTCAGCCGAAGATCTGGAAGGTCAAACCGATTATTTAACAGACGGACTGGACGGTATCATCATGCTGCTGATGGACGATGCGGCCTTGGGCATACAACTGCCAACCACGATCACGCTGCAAGTCGTGGAAACCCCGCCTGCGATGAAAGGCGCCAGCGCCACCAACCGCACCAAACCCGCCAAGCTGACTACCGGCCTGGAAGTTCAGGTACCCGAATACATCGAAACCGGCGAAATGATCAAGGTCAACACCGAAACCGGCAAGTTTTCGTCACGGGCCTGA